The following are encoded together in the Phaseolus vulgaris cultivar G19833 chromosome 9, P. vulgaris v2.0, whole genome shotgun sequence genome:
- the LOC137820662 gene encoding probable galacturonosyltransferase 3, which translates to METYPGISPRPLLLLFVFMLLFYALHSSDVSTTRNRLNPDEKEIDIIATYSDASGHVRLARLKMRDLSDSWIWENPTNGNTEYQKSSQELMESFQTDSSFEDNPKHNIDERYPEENKVEIPRSSSMTPMKIKRQVMRQERRKARTAELTQENRETNNRVVSAAIKHTEEFDTTIKGKYSIWRREYENPNSDSTVKLMRDQIIMARAYANIAKSKNKTDLYEALVKHSSDSQLAIGEASSDTELHPGALDRAKVMGRVLSIAKDQLYDCLLVARKLRVMLQSTEDIVNIQKKRSAFLIQLAAKTVPRPLHCLPLQLAVDYYLKGYHKKGNLDKEKIEDPSLYHYAIFSDNVLATSVVVNSTVQNAKEPEKHVFHIVTDKLNFAAMRMWFLTNPPSKATVEVQNIADFKWLNSSYCSVLRQLESARIKEYYFKANHPSSLSVGSDNLKYRNPKYLSMLNHLRFYLPEVYPKLNRILFLDDDIVVQRDLTPLWSIDLKGMVNGAVETCKESFHRFDKYLNFSNPLISNNFSPEACGWAFGMNMFDLKEWKKRNITGIYHRWQDMNEDRTLWKLGTLPPGLITFYNLTYPLDRGWHVLGLGYDPALNLTEIDNGAVIHYNGNYKPWLNLAVSKYKSYWSRYVTLDNPYLGVCNLEL; encoded by the exons ATGGAGACTTATCCCGGAATATCTCCACGTCCGCTGCTACTTTTGTTCGTCTTTATG CTTCTCTTTTATGCTCTGCATTCTTCAGACGTTTCAACAACTAGAAACCGCCTCAATCCCGATGAAAAG GAAATTGATATAATTGCAACATACAGCGATGCTTCTGGCCATGTTCGACTTGCTAGGTTGAAAATGAGGGATTTATCTGATTCCTGGATCTGGGAAAACCCTACTAATGGAAACACCGAGTATCAAAAGAGCTCCCAG GAATTGATGGAATCGTTTCAAACCGATTCAAGTTTTGAAGACAATCCCAAGCACAACATAGATGAACGATATCCCGAAGAAAACAAAGTTGAAATTCCCCGTTCCTCATCAATGACACCGATGAAGATCAAACGCCAA GTAATGCGGCAAGAAAGAAGGAAAGCTCGTACCGCTGAACTTACGCAGGAAAACCGAGAAACTAACAATCGCGTTGTATCAGCAGCAATTAAACACACTGAAGAATTTGATACCACTATCAAGGGAAAGTATAGTATATGGAGGAGAGAATATGAAAACCCAAATTCTGATTCCACTGTGAAACTCATGCGTGATCAAATAATAATGGCCAGAGCCTATGCTAACATTGCAAAGTCTAAGAACAAGACTGATCTATACGAAGCTCTTGTCAAGCACTCCAGTGATAGTCAACTAGCTATAGGAGAAGCCAGTTCTGATACAGAGCTTCACCCTGG AGCACTTGATAGAGCAAAAGTTATGGGTCGTGTTCTTTCCATAGCAAAGGACCAACTTTATGACTGCCTGTTGGTGGCAAGGAAGTTAAGGGTGATGCTTCAATCAACCGAAGATATAGTGAATATACAGAAGAAAAGGAGCGCATTCTTGATTCAGCTGGCTGCAAAAACTGTGCCCAGACCATTGCATTGTCTTCCTCTACAACTTGCAGTGGATTATTACCTGAAGGGATATCATAAGAAAGGAAATCTTGACAAAGAAAAGATTGAAGATCCATCTCTATACCATTATGCTATATTTTCTGATAATGTGCTGGCTACATCTGTGGTTGTTAATTCTACTGTGCAAAATGCCAAGGAACCTGAGAAGCATGTGTTCCATATAGTGAcggataaattaaattttgcaGCAATGAGAATGTGGTTTCTCACCAACCCTCCTTCTAAAGCAACCGTTGAAGTTCAGAATATTGCTGATTTCAAGTGGTTGAATTCCTCGTATTGTTCTGTTCTACGTCAACTTGAATCAGCAAGAATCAAGGAATATTACTTCAAAGCTAATCATCCTTCCTCCCTATCTGTTGGTTCTGACAATCTAAAATATAGAAATCCTAAATACTTGTCAATGTTAAATCACTTAAGGTTCTACCTTCCTGAAGTTTATCCAAAATTAAACAGAATTCTATTCTTGGATGATGACATTGTAGTGCAGAGGGATTTGACACCTCTTTGGTCAATTGATTTAAAAGGTATGGTGAATGGTGCTGTGGAGACGTGTAAGGAGAGCTTCCATAGGTTTGATAAATACCTAAACTTTAGCAATCCACTGATTTCCAATAACTTCAGTCCTGAGGCGTGTGGCTGGGCATTTGGCATGAATATGTTTGACTTGAAGGAGTGGAAGAAACGAAACATCACTGGTATCTATCATCGATGGCAAGATATG AATGAGGATAGAACCCTCTGGAAGCTTGGAACCTTACCCCCCGGACTAATCACCTTTTATAATCTGACCTATCCGTTAGATCGAGGCTGGCATGTTTTGGGACTTGGCTATGACCCGGCTTTGAACCTAACAGAGATAGATAATGGCGCTGTTATTCACTACAATGGAAACTACAAGCCATGGTTAAATCTTGCTGTTTCCAAATATAAATCATACTGGTCCAGATATGTTACCTTGGATAATCCATACCTTGGAGTTTGCAACCTTGAATTGTGA
- the LOC137822680 gene encoding protein NLP2-like, giving the protein MEYGALVQNGACGSFSDIFAPETDFMDELFAEGCWVETRVGCGGSYLNCGTEPSKSNSCMEIIFEEESEAESLMVGKRWWIGPRANNPGPSSSVKERLVVAVGYLKEYAKNSNMVIQVWVPARRGCAVGIHQDSYTTLDYTNITNNNNGDATRVFQFQEEWLSDHWTPNIRFLRTHDYSRVQQYDLRAGSLSLPVFQRGSGICLGVVEILLPNNVNPDLHNLQGVDFRSYSLQNFIPPAMTVKGFDELYQGALNEIVEVLTCVCKAHELPLALTWAPCIQQGKSGCGHSNEENYVSTVDPASFVADVDVLGFLDACSEYHLLGGQGVVGTAFTTAKPCFANDITAFTKAEYPLAHYANMFGLHAAVAIPLRSVSADFVLEFFLPKDCHDTQDQKQMLNSLSMLVQQACRSLHVVMDKEEEEELVVHHHHHPHDSKEMESSSWIAHMMEAQQKGKGVSVSLEYLQEPKQEFKVTTNCSEQVFSELEGTGSVGVGVGGRRGGRKSGDKRRTKAEKTISLPVLRQYFAGSLKDAAKSIGVCPTTLKRICRQHGITRWPSRKIKKVGHSLRKLQLVIDSVQGAEGSIQIGSFYTSFPELSSANGVSESTKINNDNSKFYSENGLLSNQGVTTTTSTSPFKSPTSSCSQTCNPTSNQSTAIINNNNNNDDIILMSENQSLIGAPIQVQGEARHFTHHPPIPISIPIQSLDALPPLPQTNSVWNTGSGSFRVKATFGDEKIRFSLQPNWGFRDLQMEIARRFNLNEISNSQLKYLDDAQEWVLLTCDADLEECKDINRSSQSRTVRLFLFHASPLSHSTNAFGGTSPT; this is encoded by the exons ATGGAATATGGAGCCTTGGTGCAGAATGGTGCGTGTGGGAGCTTCTCAGATATTTTTGCCCCAGAAACGGACTTTATGGATGAGCTGTTTGCAGAAGGATGCTGGGTGGAAACAAGGGTTGGATGTGGAGGATCGTACCTTAATTGTGGGACGGAGCCTTCCAAGTCAAACAGCTGCATGGAAATAATATTTGAGGAAGAATCAGAGGCGGAAAGTTTGATGGTGGGGAAGAGATGGTGGATTGGACCTAGGGCGAATAATCCAGGGCCATCTTCCTCTGTGAAGGAGAGATTAGTGGTTGCGGTTGGGTACTTGAAAGAATACGCCAAGAACTCCAATATGGTGATTCAGGTATGGGTGCCCGCACGGAGAGGATGTGCAGTAGGGATTCATCAGGACTCATACACCACCCTTGACTatactaatattactaataaCAACAATGGGGATGCAACAAGAGTCTTTCAGTTTCAGGAGGAGTGGCTTTCTGATCACTGGACTCCCAACATTCGCTTCCTCAGAACTCACGACTACTCCCGCGTTCAGCAGTACGATCTACGTGCTGGATCTCTGTCCCTTCCCGTCTTTCAGAGAGGCAGTGGAATTTGTCTCGGTGTTGTCGAGATTCTCCTGCCCAACAACGTCAACCCGGACCTTCACAACCTTcag GGTGTTGATTTTAGGAGCTATTCTCTTCAGAACTTCATTCCACCAGCCATGACTGTGAAG GGTTTTGACGAGTTATACCAAGGTGCATTAAATGAGATAGTAGAAGTTTTGACGTGTGTGTGCAAGGCGCATGAGTTGCCTTTGGCTTTGACATGGGCTCCCTGCATCCAACAAGGAAAGAGTGGATGCGGGCATTCAAACGAAGAGAATTATGTGTCAACAGTGGATCCAGCAAGCTTTGTGGCAGATGTAGATGTGTTGGGATTCCTGGACGCGTGCTCTGAGTACCACCTTTTGGGGGGACAAGGAGTGGTTGGAACAGCTTTCACAACCGCCAAGCCTTGCTTTGCAAATGACATAACTGCCTTCACCAAGGCTGAATATCCTCTTGCACATTATGCGAACATGTTCGGCTTGCATGCTGCCGTGGCCATTCCTCTCCGGAGTGTCTCCGCTGATTTTGTCTTGGAGTTTTTCCTGCCAAAGGATTGCCACGACACCCAAGACCAGAAGCAGATGCTCAACTCCTTGTCTATGCTAGTGCAGCAAGCTTGCCGGAGTTTGCACGTTGTAATGGAcaaggaggaggaggaggaattGGTGGTacaccatcatcatcatcctcatgATAGCAAAGAAATGGAATCATCATCCTGGATTGCACATATGATGGAGGCCCAACAGAAGGGGAAAGGTGTTTCAGTCTCTCTGGAATACCTCCAAGAGCCAAAACAAGAGTTCAAAGTGACAACAAACTGCAGTGAACAGGTATTCTCGGAATTGGAAGGAACAGGCAgtgttggtgttggtgttggtggaCGCAGGGGTGGCAGGAAATCAGGCGACAAGAGACGAACCAAGGCAGAGAAGACCATAAGCTTGCCGGTTCTTAGACAATACTTTGCAGGAAGCCTAAAAGACGCTGCCAAGAGCATTGGGG TATGTCCCACCACTCTAAAAAGAATATGCAGACAACATGGGATTACAAGGTGGCCTTCAAGGAAAATTAAGAAGGTAGGCCACTCCTTAAGGAAACTTCAACTTGTGATCGACTCCGTCCAGGGTGCCGAAGGTTCCATTCAAATTGGCTCCTTCTATACCAGTTTTCCAGAGTTGAGCTCTGCCAATGGTGTTTCAGAATCAACCAAGATCAACAACGATAATTCTAAGTTTTATTCTGAAAATGGGTTGCTTAGTAACCAAGGAGTTACCACCACTACTTCCACTTCTCCTTTCAAATCCCCAACCTCGTCTTGCAGTCAGACTTGTAACCCAACTTCAAACCAATCAACCGCTATCATcaacaacaataacaacaacGATGACATTATTCTGATGTCAGAGAACCAATCACTAATTGGCGCACCAATCCAAGTCCAAGGGGAAGCAAGGCATTTCACCCATCATCCTCCCATTCCCATTTCCATTCCCATTCAAAGCCTGGATGCTCTACCTCCCCTGCCCCAAACTAACAGTGTCTGGAACACGGGCAGTGGTAGCTTTAGGGTGAAAGCTACTTTTGGAGATGAAAAAATCCGTTTCAGCTTGCAACCAAATTGGGGATTCAGAGATTTGCAGATGGAGATTGCAAGACGTTTCAATCTGAACGAGATTAGCAACAGTCAGCTAAAGTATTTGGACGATGCTCAAGAGTGGGTTCTTTTGACATGCGATGCAGATCTTGAGGAGTGTAAAGACATTAATAGATCATCTCAGAGCCGCACAGTTAGACTATTCCTCTTTCATGCTTCGCCACTAAGTCATTCAACAAATGCATTTGGCGGCACCAGCCCCACTTAA